A genomic stretch from Penicillium digitatum chromosome 4, complete sequence includes:
- a CDS encoding AAA+ ATPase domain, with the protein MIVLEDIDRAWGSVEQSKTDTSSVTGSQARTGISLSALLNVLDGHGAKEKRVLFMTTNHRENLDSALTRPGRIDQTFYLGYATATMIEELFSLFYEPLGVDKDEISRLAGRFASEVPSEIFTAATIQIFLLKYKNAPEMAVSSAADWVKKNHTDIV; encoded by the coding sequence ATGATCGTCCTCGAGGATATCGACCGGGCCTGGGGCTCCGTAGAGCAATCCAAAACCGACACTTCATCAGTAACGGGGTCACAAGCACGTACCggtatctctctctctgcccTCTTGAATGTGCTCGATGGGCACGGTGCAAAGGAGAAGCGTGTTCTCTTTATGACTACTAACCATCGGGAAAATTTGGATTCTGCTCTGACGCGACCCGGTCGAATTGACCAAACATTCTACCTTGGCTACGCAACAGCAACGATGATCGAAGAATTATTCTCCTTATTCTACGAGCCACTTGGGGTTGACAAGGACGAAATTTCAAGGTTGGCAGGCAGGTTCGCCAGTGAGGTGCCCAGCGAGATCTTCACAGCGGCCACAATCCAAATTTTTTTGTTGAAGTATAAAAATGCCCCGGAGATGGCCGTTTCTAGTGCAGCCGATTGGGTGAAGAAGAACCACACAGACATTGTATGA
- a CDS encoding DUF521-domain-containing protein, with protein sequence MMDPNYGQGSLRYFFFHGNHGDIPIPPQMSVDAKIVVFTGQGQILFGENFEDGPSRYQFNDGICNSIDGQTEMPVPAKPLVERLLKNVSVPSLVVAEVPIDQIGIGLQAPDPFLYVAVLVLGRDDLRPCTADDREYLFVMMQAFVPPFVGSLAPTSSEYLPGDARNLCIEVANRMGVIENDSKFQTFIEMYRGRYVRKPLPQRSVVELCLLHVLKMPFELNSSIKNSLIRY encoded by the exons ATGATGGATCCAAACTACGGACAGGGATCCTTGCGCTATTTTTTCTTCCACGGAAACCACGGAGACATACCTATTCCACCTCAGATGTCTGTTGATGCCAAAATTGTGGTGTTCACTGGACAAGGTCAAAT ACTTTTCGGTGAAAATTTTGAAGATGGTCCGTCGCGGTACCAGTTCAACGATGGAATATGCAATAGCATAGATGGTCAAACCGAGATGCCTGTCCCAGCAAAGCCATTGGTTGAAAGGCTATTGAAAAATGTCTCGGTACCTTCTCTTGTTGTGGCTGAAGTTCCCAT TGATCAAATCGGCATCGGGCTTCAAGCACCAGATCCATTTCTTTACGT CGCAGTTCTAGTCCTAGGAAGAGATGACCTCCGCCCCTGTACTGCTGATGACAGAGAATACTTGTTCGTTATGATGCAAGCTTTTGTACCTCCGTTTGTAGGCTCGCTTGCTCCGACATCCAGCGAGTATCTTCCAGGTGATGCTCGTAACCTGTGCATCGAAGTCGCCAATCGCATGGGGGTCATTGAAAACGACTCCAAATTCCAGACATTCATTGAAATGTACCGGGGACGTTACGTCCGAAAGCCATTGCCGCAAAGATCTGTGGTTGAGCTATGCTTGCTGCACGTTTTGAAAATGCCCTTCGAGCTGAATTCCTCTATCAAGAACTCACTGATACGTTACTAA
- a CDS encoding Allantoate permease: protein MSRPGPEQTATTEEPPATTEEPPATAEEPPATTEDPPATTEEPPATTEEPPATAEEPPATAEEPPATTEEPPATCKVPSEEPACTTNWSRETRHCSRIASCVCCVCKKEIQHVRNYNRGHRDCTEPQDRH, encoded by the exons atgtcacg acccggtcctgagcagaccgctaccactgaagaaccgcctgctaccaccgaagaaccgcctgctaccgctgaagaaccgcctgctaccactgaagatccgcctgctaccactgaagaaccgcctgctaccactgaagaaccgcctgctaccgctgaagaaccgcctgctaccgctgaagaaccgcctgctaccactgaagaaccgcctgctacctgtaaagtcccgtccgaggaacctgcctgcacgaccaactggtctcgagaaacgagacattgcagccgtatcgctagctgcgtgtgctgcgtatgcaagaaagaaatacagcatgttcgcaattacaaccgcggacatcgagactgcactgaaccccaagaccgacactga
- a CDS encoding Oligopeptide transporter OPT superfamily produces MPESRVETSDISVASQEAIGEKTAATVLSTKDELGLAKENVDSNPDAVIITGADAAIHLLSLRDDFDNVLTFRSILLASGLACFQAVMNQIYQFKPTLVTIQGTFIVLISYFVGNAWAKFLPRGDKFEARWRAKGGQGKLPLWITVMKFLNSGPWTLKEHAICSITATSASNAAPTSQVFAAQDLFYNLPLSAATVILSMISIGLFGYGICGILRPIAVWHTEAVYWSNLPTVKTLQGLHWQEVKNSKPLRYFWYAFTGMSLYETIPAYIFPWLNSVSIPCLAAQKATGEKAAILNNIFGGATNNQGLGLFSFSFDWQYLTSFQTSLPLKLQVHQAAGLFSCFIIMIGIYYGNGWNSRDLPFMSTRMLMNNGTAYPLDNVFPGGVLDKTALVKYGLPRLTGTFAFAMFMANAAMGALIAHCILFWGKDIRRAYKSAREGRYDDLHHSHMAKHYKEAPWWWYIFVLVVSFILGIIVTVKENITLTPWAYVISLLLGCILAPFSVILYSRYGNGIATNNLSKMLAGLILPGRPVGNMYFAAWSHNVISNAVNLSSDLKMGEYLKIPPRIMFLTQIYGTVLGGFINYAIMISIVTSNRELLISGNGNSSWSGAGIQSYNTNAASWALAPYIYKVGTPYGAVPVGLAAGAAAVVIHRIFYQFVPKIGKLDVSEINLPQYIQYAGFIPYNQSQTCVLFTWMAAGFYVQYYLRNYRPRVFRDYSYLITGAFDGASLTVLFILSFAVFGAGGKSHPFPSWWGNNENGNYDWFHLGLYLIIHLRLSLYTICYQHGSIQDLHFTYWHHTWVDFTHQVAQRLTHHVVNQVARLVCLPIISWTTSPASPAYKE; encoded by the exons ATGCCTGAGTCCCGTGTAGAGACCAGTGATATCTCGGTGGCGAGCCAGGAAGCCATCGGTGAAAAGACCGCTGCTACTGTGCTCTCTACCAAAGATGAGCTTGGACTTGCGAAAGAGAATGTGGACAGCAATCCAGATGCGGTGATCATTACCGGTGCTGACGCAGCGATTCATCTGTTGTCTCTTCGAGACGACTTTGATAATGTCTTGACTTTCCGCAGCATATTACTTGCTTCTGGCCTGGCGTGTTTCCAGGCTGTGATGAACCAGATTTACCAG TTCAAACCGACCCTGGTGACGATTCAGGGAACCTTCATTGTGCTCATCTCCTACTTCGTCGGCAATGCCTGGGCTAAATTCCTTCCCCGTGGCGACAAATTCGAAGCTCGCTGGAGGGCAAAAGGTGGCCAGGGAAAGCTACCTTTGTGGATCACGGTGATGAAATTCCTCAATAGCGGGCCATGGACTCTCAAAGAGCACGCGATCTGTTCGATCACTGCTACATCGGCCTCGAACGCGGCGCCTACCTCACAGGTCTTTGCAGCGCAGGATCTATTCTACAATCTTCCCCTGAGCGCGGCTACGGTGATCTTGAGTATGATCTCTATCGGTCTTTTTGGCTACGGAATCTGTGGAATTCTGCGCCCAATCGCTGTCTGGCACACCGAGGCTGTCTACTGGAGTAATTTGCCTACAGTTAAGACGCTCCAAGGACTTCACTGGCAGGAAGTCAAGAACTCGAAACCACTCAGATACTTTTGGTATGCATTCACTGGCATGTCGCTATACGAGACCATTCCCGCCTACATCTTTCCATGGCTAAACTCTGTTTCTATTCCG TGTCTGGCTGCACAAAAAGCTACTGGCGAAAAAGCTGCTATCCTCAACAATATCTTTGGTGGAGCCACCAACAATCAGGGTCTTGGTCTATTCTCATTTTCATTTGATTGGCAATAT CTCACATCTTTCCAAACCTCGCTTCCTCTTAAACTCCAAGTTCATCAGGCCGCTGGACTCTTTTCCTGCTTTATAATTATGATAGGCATATATTACGGCAATGGCTGGAACTCACGAGACCTTCCCTTCATGTCGACGAGAATGCTCATGAATAACGGCACCGCATACCCCTTGGACAACGTTTTCCCCGGTGGTGTCCTTGACAAGACCGCCTTGGTTAAATATGGCTTACCAAGGCTCACTGGCACGTTCGCATTCGCGATGTTTATGGCCAACGCAGCAATGGGAGCCCTGATCGCTCATTGTATCCTCTTTTGGGGCAAAGATATCCGGCGGGCCTACAAAAGCGCGAGAGAGGGTAGATACGATGACCTACACCATTCGCATATGGCCAAGCATTATAAAGAGGCTCCGTGGTGGTGGTATATCTTCGTGCTTGTTGTCAGCTTTATTCTTGGCATCATTGTGACTGTGAAAGAGAACATCACCTTAACACCTTGGGCATACGTAATCTCACTGCTGCTAGGATGCATCCTCGCTCCATTT AGTGTCATCCTGTATTCTCGCTACGGTAATGGTATTGCTACCAACAATTTGTCAAAAATGCTGGCTGGACTTATCCTTCCTGGACGCCCGGTCGGTAACATGTACTTCGCTGCTTGGTCGCATAACGTCATTTCAAATGCGGTTAATCTCTCCAGTGATCTGAAGATGGGCGAATATC TCAAGATCCCTCCCCGCATCATGTTCCTAACACAAATCTATGGAACCGTTCTTGGTGGCTTCATCAACTATGCCATCATGATCTCTATTGTGACAAGTAACCGAGAGCTTCTCATCAGTGGCAATGGAAACTCCTCTTGGAGTGGTGCAGGTATACAATCTtacaacaccaatgccgcATCATGGGCTCTGGCTCCGTACATCTATAAGGTCGGTACCCCATATGGGGCTGTACCTGTTGGTTTGGCCGCTGGCGCTGCTGCTGTGGTTATTCACCGAATCTTTTATCAA TTTGTGCCCAAGATTGGAAAGCTCGATGTCTCGGAAATTAATTTACCGCAGTACATCCAGTATGCTGGTTTCATTCCCTACAACCAAAGCCAGACCTGCGTCCTCTTCACCTGGATGGCTGCCGGGTTCTACGTTCAGTATTATCTCCGGAACTACCGGCCGCGGGTTTTCAGGGATTATTCGTATCTGATTACGGGAGCCTTTGATGGCGCCAGTCTGACGGTTCTCTTCATCCTCTCATTTGCTGTTTTCGGAGCTGGTGGAAAATCGCACCCATTCCCGTCATGGTGGGGAAACAACGAGAATGGAAACTATGATTGGT TCCATCTCGGCCTATATCTCATCATTCACCTCCGCCTCTCTCTATACACAATCTGCTACCAACATGGATCCATCCAAGACCTACACTTTACTT ACTGGCATCACACCTGGGTCGACTTCACTCACCAAGTCGCCCAACGGCTCACCCATCATGTCGTTAACCAAGTCGCCCGCTTAGTTTGCCTCCCCATCATCA GCTGGACTACTAGTCCCGCAAGCCCAGCGTACAAAGAATAG
- a CDS encoding FabG, Dehydrogenase with different specificities (related to short-chain alcohol dehydrogenase), whose translation MLFTKDVNAVVALDIDYEGSNRATITIWRPEYAIVNGVEEFRATTVIEAQPFRTDSGLPTEGTVLRLSLRDFATEELARGHVEDLDREILITSKQLCDFLSSAEVRQQAQTKQRGSINRIRPGALKRRRPQTPPEQLSSEDEGSIERKRESKRGRQSSDYFPSSSSADSKGELP comes from the exons ATGCTATTCACAAAAGA TGTGAACGCGGTGGTTGCCTTAGATATCGATTATGAAGGCTCTAATAGAGCGACAATTACTATATGGCGACCGGAATATGCAATAGTAAATGGCGTGGAGGAGTTTCGGGCGACCACAGTTATAGAAGCACAG CCCTTTCGGACAGACTCTGGACTTCCAACTGAAGGAACAGTGCTACGACTATCGCTTAGGGACTTCGCAACGGAGGAACTCGCACGAGGGCACGTGGAAGATCTCGACCGTGAGATACTTATAACATCGAAGCAGCTTTGTGATTTTCTCTCAAGCGCCGAAGTACGGCAGCAGGCACAGACGAAACAGCGAGGCTCAATTAATCGAATACGACCCGGCGCTTTAAAGCGGCGTCGACCTCAAACTCCCCCTGAACAACTAAGCTCGGAAGACGAGGGATCTATcgagaggaaaagagaaagtAAACGTGGGCGTCAAAGTAGCGACTATTTTCCAAGCTCTTCGTCTGCAGATTCGAAAGGTGAACTGCCTTAA
- a CDS encoding Zinc finger, C2H2 — translation MTKKATSILPFPVHFLLSSFALSLQPRLVTSKIRAKHDPTLKYMTNVVDFGQYSNNKIQRAVLPRTESGYSDTLRIFDNFVTLHP, via the exons ATGACCAAAAAAGCCACAAGTATCCTTCCTTTCCCCGTccattttcttctctccagcTTCGCTTTGTCACTCCAACCCCGCTTAGTCACGAGCAAGATACGTGCCAAGCACGACCCAACATTGAAATATATGACCAATGTGGTGGATTTCGGGCAGTATAGTAATAATAAAATCCAGCGGGCAGTGCTACCACGAACAGAATCTGGTTACAGTGACACGTTACGTATTTTCGATAA TTTTGTCACATTACATCCGTAG
- a CDS encoding alpha-mannosyltransferase alg11p yields the protein MLETLHAWIGQPVQDHRSLPILTIYLTSCAALTIKILLNIYRGYHTHKTQSNWRRSYGSQFTIFIALSILSITTTWYYMFAFFAHSYRSWEARQSPMQRALIEVAPHLLKWEMWLRDSKLFREAWESVSATPARTWWSGQIFLWTIGWSLFLGVMGRRYHIPNVWMYMLLGQIVAISFAQNLFFITVIVSGPSSVPSTKLTWTPPVLLDLAPVVISGLGAAATPLVANTPYFMPVLAIPHLLLFVPGLLSPRLLPQGWGAYIAQPTQRYASWYKWLFAIAVIIQARSLYSVVLDAPSLLGASVVDLGRRLVDTLLEHPAVPGLPYLRHISPEVPGNPHHCHLQCTNPDPTRLQQSPKSVVESFAQDTCECQEQRIVFGSIGVRGFRGFDHDEKSDH from the exons ATGTTGGAAACACTACATGCCTGGATCGGCCAGCCCGTCCAAGACCACCGCTCCCTTCCCATCCTAACTATCTACCTGACCTCCTGCGCCGCCCTCACAATAAAAATCCTCCTCAACATTTACCGCGGCTACCACACCCATAAAACGCAGTCGAACTGGCGCCGCAGCTATGGTTCTCAATTCACCATCTTCATTGCCCTATCGATTCTCAGCATCACAACAACATGGTACTACATGTTCGCGTTCTTTGCGCATTCCTACCGCAGCTGGGAAGCCAGACAGTCACCCATGCAGCGGGCATTAATTGAGGTAGCACCGCATCTATTGAAATGGGAGATGTGGCTACGGGATAGCAAGCTGTTCCGGGAGGCGTGGGAGAGTGTGTCTGCCACGCCGGCGAGAACGTGGTGGAGCGGGCAGATTTTCCTCTGGACGATTGGGTGGAGTTTGTTCTTGGGCGTTATGG GCCGTCGATACCATATCCCCAATGTGTGGATGTACATGCTGCTCGGGCAGATTGTTGCCATCTCCTTCGCACAGAATCTGTTCTTTATCACAGTCATCGTCTCAGGCCCGAGTTCCGTTCCATCTACGAAGCTTACATGGACACCCCCTGTGCTCCTCGATCTTGCGCCGGTCGTGATTTCCGGCCTCGGCGCTGCGGCTACACCCCTCGTCGCGAACACGCCGTATTTTATGCCTGTTCTTGCTATTCCTCATCTCCTGCTATTCGTCCCCGGTCTCCTGTCCCCTCGACTTCTACCGCAGGGCTGGGGTGCATACATCGCCCAGCCTACGCAGAGATATGCCTCTTGGTACAAATGGCTCTTCGCGATCGCGGTGATCATTCAGGCACGGTCTCTGTATTCGGTGGTTCTGGATGCACCGAGTTTGCTAGGAGCTTCGGTAGTCGATCTCGGGCGGAGATTAGTGGATACACTGTTGGAGCATCCGGCT GTCCCAGG TTTACCATACCTACGGCACATCTCCCCCGAGGTCCCTGGCAATCCACATCACTGTCATCTCCAATGCACCAACCCTGACCCAAcccgccttcaacaatctccTAAATCAGTTGTTGAATCTTTTGCGCAGGACACGTGTGAGTGTCAGGAGCAGAGGATTGTGTTCGGGTCGATAGGTGTCCGTGGGTTCCGTGGGTTTGATCATGACGAGAAGTCGGATCACTGA
- a CDS encoding CaaX prenyl proteinase Rce1, producing the protein MAPAGIMERLKSLYSKQDEPALSEQTVAFLSVLLTLLYVVPFYLSPTTRPSPSLSRDAPSVIRARIRAVTGSCIVSSVLVLWLIVYEDNSSVGAGVRLLGWWPIGLLETLRSLFLTAILFLGPLFERGIVEGEWKFWFRPNSLSASLSGWIGWRNFVAGPFTEEVMFRSAMVPLHLLAHTSPGRIVFLAPLYFGIAHVHHFYEFCLTHPDTPALAALLRSLFQFGYTTIFGWYATFVYLRTGSLLAVVSIHSFCNWCGLPRFWGRVEAGETIGPPVTRKDDSDDIKIGVRGNSGGLGVGWTVAYYVLLVAGALGFAQGLWPLTESYQALVSFSGKSN; encoded by the exons ATGGCACCGGCAGGAATCATGGAGAGACTGAAGAGTCTGTACTCCAAGCAGG ATGAACCTGCCCTGTCAGAACAGACGGTCGCTTTTCTGTCT GTCCTTCTCACACTACTCTATGTGGTACCATTCTATCTCTCCCCAACAACCCGCCCATCCCCAAGTTTGAGTCGTGATGCTCCGTCCGTGATTCGCGCTCGCATCCGCGCCGTCACAGGCTCATGTATCGTGAGCTCAGTCCTAGTTCTCTGGCTCATCGTCTATGAGGATAATTCCTCCGTGGGTGCCGGGGTCAGACTCCTCGGTTGGTGGCCCATTGGCCTGTTGGAGACGCTGCGGAGTCTTTTCTTAACCGCCATTTTATTCCTAGGCCCGCTCTTCGAGCGTGGCATTGTCGAGGGCGAGTGGAAGTTCTGGTTTCGTCCTAATAGCCTCTCTGCAAGTCTGAGTGGCTGGATTGGCTGGAGGAATTTTGTCGCG GGCCCTTTCACAGAAGAAGTCATGTTCCGATCTGCGATGGTCCCGCTACATTTACTAGCACACACCTCGCCGGGTCGAATCGTATTCCTGGCGCCGCTGTATTTCGGCATCGCGCACGTGCACCACTTCTACGAGTTCTGTCTGACGCACCCAGATACGCCGGCACTAGCCGCGCTGCTGCGGTCGCTCTTCCAGTTCGGCTACACGACTATCTTCGGCTGGTATGCGACTTTCGTCTATTTGCGGACCGGCTCATTGCTGGCCGTTGTTAGCATCCATAGTTTCTGTAATTGGTGTGGATTGCCGCGGTTCTGGGGACGTGTTGAGGCTGGTGAGACGATTGGTCCTCCTGTGACTCGGAAAGATGATTCTGATGATATCAAAATTGGGGTGAGAGGTAACAGTGGGGGATTGGGAGTTGGGTGGACGGTGGCGTATTATGTACTTCTCGTTGCTGGGGCGCTTGGTTTTGCTCAGGGGTTGTGGCCTTTGACAGAGTCTTATCAGGCTCTGGTATCGTTTTCGGGAAAGTCGAAttag
- a CDS encoding Serine-rich protein, putative encodes MSFPVRSTSPCVRKALHERTPSHSNERSPTRSLRIVPDEELDMYTATPFPTKPEQILLPLPGKGQQQYISDTGFSYSDHQGPSTSAYPSPACSEPAANSPRDHSMGSWDVSSTVDTGNSPPPMWDDDPSSSKSSLPDDSGKARDHGAESSEVEFSDDEMMVLPTTTPTIKTVLSEPSMSSKSPAESVTDYSSPILEQIGVPSSPNFVMLDNSSTIFHRPATASSESDPRTNSLSSYNSRGTVVRHVGAAPWFQNTFLPASSEQSSYGSPSFHSSPPAQSIASFHSSPPAQSIASFRSSSGAPLGIRSQSATSSSRSLRSASDLQAAIDNDVPIQYPRIRAPSSSSSRASTSVPSERDFAPGPASGRCNPHLASGRWNPHLSTVSSIWSAEELINLARESETDAACVMEEPTSPPPAALATEMARSSVWLVDPSNDSDDERLDSLTKLPTRPVFSQSLSSGSKRSNSIRSLQRPGTGSSTILNILPTWAKVYYLREPMGLNSTLSMIDVPGPLNIPRPRSPERPRPTFPPGNPIPQRRLESDPRDPRAHWVPSPPLDDGEFTGSHLHRLRHSWSPHLMPDRRALQHSTSRWRPPSLDSRYEPVLGRRNIQVYSFCLGFIFPPAWWVAAFLPLPPKPKVAQMAEFEIGSDVGNAFEAQCLNLQQRRRDNARWWRNLNRWMIPLGVVILVVLIVLAVIGTTTGF; translated from the exons ATGTCATTTCCCGTTCGGTCGACCTCGCCGTGCGTACGAAAGGCATTGCACGAGCGTACTCCTTCGCACTCAAATGAACGATCACCAACCCGGTCATTGCGGATCGTTCCGGATGAAGAACTGGATATGTACACCGCGACCCCATTCCCGACCAAGCCTGAGCAGATTCTGTTGCCTCTCCCCGGTAAAGGACAACAACAATACATATCAGACACCGGTTTCAGCTATTCGGACCACCAGGGACCATCCACGTCAGCATATCCGTCACCGGCCTGCAGTGAACCCGCGGCCAATAGCCCCAGAGATCATTCCATGGGTAGCTGGGATGTATCCTCCACAGTGGATACCGGGAACTCACCTCCGCCGATGTGGGACGATGACCCATCCTCTAGCAAGTCATCACTGCCCGACGATTCGGGGAAAGCACGGGATCATGGGGCTGAGAGTTCAGAAGTCGAGTTCTCCGATGACGAGATGATGGTCTTGCCCACGACCACGCCAACGATAAAAACCGTACTCTCCGAGCCATCCATGTCGTCCAAGTCCCCTGCCGAGTCCGTAACGGACTATTCCAGCCCCATTCTAGAACAAATCGGGGTCCCGTCAAGTCCCAACTTTGTTATGCTGGATAACTCGAGTACGATCTTCCACCGTCCCGCTACAGCATCCTCGGAGTCAGACCCACGAACGAACTCCCTCTCTTCGTATAACTCCCGAGGAACCGTCGTCAGACACGTCGGGGCTGCACCCTGGTTCCAAAACACCTTCCTACCAGCCTCATCCGAGCAATCGAGCTATGGATCCCCGTCATTCCACTCCAGCCCGCCCGCGCAGTCCATAGCCTCATTCCACTCGAGCCCGCCCGCACAATCCATAGCCTCGTTCCGTTCGTCATCCGGGGCACCGCTAGGCATCCGTTCCCAATCGGCAACATCTTCTTCTCGCAGTCTTCGCTCCGCTTCTGACTTGCAGGCAGCCATCGACAATGACGTGCCTATTCAATACCCGCGCATTCGCGCACCATCATCTTCAAGCTCCCGCGCCAGCACATCTGTTCCATCAGAACGTGACTTCGCCCCTGGCCCTGCGTCCGGACGTTGCAACCCCCACCTGGCATCAGGACGCTGGAACCCGCATCTATCGACAGTCTCTTCCATCTGGTCCGCCGAAGAATTAATCAACCTCGCCAGAGAATCAGAAACCGACGCAGCCTGCGTAATGGAAGAGCCAACATCACCGCCACCAGCAGCCCTAGCAACAGAAATGGCCAGATCCTCCGTCTGGCTCGTCGATCCCTCCAACGACAGTGATGACGAGCGCCTCGACAGCCTGACCAAACTCCCCACCCGCCCAGTCTTCTCCCAAAGCCTTTCCTCCGGCTCAAAGCGAAGCAACAGTATCCGCAGCCTCCAACGCCCGGGAACAGGCTCAAGCACAATCCTCAACATTCTCCCAACATGGGCCAAAGTCTACTACCTCCGTGAACCAATGGGCCTCAACTCAACTCTCTCAATGATCGACG TCCCAGGACCCCTCAATATCCCCCGTCCCCGCTCCCCAGAACGTCCCAGACCCACCTTCCCCCCAGGCAATCCCATCCCCCAACGCCGTCTGGAAAGTGACCCCCGCGATCCACGCGCTCACTGGGTCCCATCCCCACCACTCGACGACGGTGAGTTCACCGGAAGCCATCTTCACCGTCTCCGACACAGCTGGTCACCGCATCTCATGCCTGATCGACGTGCCTTGCAACACTCGACCAGTCGGTGGCGACCGCCATCACTCGACTCGCGCTACGAGCCTGTTCTCGGCCGGCGAAATATCCAGGTCTATTCTTTCTGTCTGGGTTTCATCTTCCCGCCCGCATGGTGGGTAGCGGCGTTCCTGCCTCTGCCGCCTAAACCGAAGGTCGCGCAGATGGCCGAGTTTGAAATTGGCTCGGACGTTGGCAACGCCTTCGAGGCTCAGTGCTTAAATTTGCAGCAAAGACGGAGGGACAATGCGCGTTGGTGGAGGAATCTTAATCGATGGATGATTCCCCTTGGGGTTGTTATTCTCGTTGTTCTTATTGTCTTGGCTGTTATTGGGACTACTACGGGGTTTTAG